Proteins co-encoded in one Phycodurus eques isolate BA_2022a chromosome 21, UOR_Pequ_1.1, whole genome shotgun sequence genomic window:
- the LOC133396272 gene encoding LIM zinc-binding domain-containing Nebulette-like isoform X1 has protein sequence MNPQCARCGKVAYPTEKVSCLDKNWHKGCFHCEVCKMTLNMKNYKGYDKKPYCNAHYPKTSFTTVADTPENLRLRQQSQLQSQVKYKKDFEESKGRGFSIVSDTPEMQRLRRTQQHISDVRTRWTDMHADVDEWMWCSFVGERAHTHTHTRAHTHTDSPKRTRWRRQRRLKWSIS, from the exons ATGAACCCTCAGTGTGCCCGCTGCGGGAAGGTTGCCTACCCGACGGAGAAAGTCAGCTGTTTGGACAAG aactGGCACAAAGGCTGCTTCCACTGCGAGGTTTGCAAGATGACCCTCAACATGAAGAATTACAAAGGTTACGACAAGAAGCCGTACTGCAACGC ACATTACCCCAAGACGTCTTTCACCACTGTGGCCGACACGCCCGAGAACCTGCGGCTCAGGCAGCAGAGCCAGCTACAGAGTCAG GTCAAGTACAAGAAAGATTTCGAGGAGAGCAAAGGTCGCGGATTCAGCATCGTGTCCGACACGCCCGAGATGCAACGACTGCGACGCACTCAGCAGCACATCAGCGACGTACGTACCCGATGGACAGACATGCACGCGGATG TGGATGAGTGGATGTGGTGCAGTTTTGTTGgtgagcgcgcacacacacacacacacacgcgcgcacacacacacacagattctcCCAAGAGGACAAGATGGAGGCGACAACGTCGTCTGAAGTGGAGCATCTCATGA
- the LOC133396272 gene encoding LIM zinc-binding domain-containing Nebulette-like isoform X2, producing the protein MNPQCARCGKVAYPTEKVSCLDKNWHKGCFHCEVCKMTLNMKNYKGYDKKPYCNAHYPKTSFTTVADTPENLRLRQQSQLQSQVKYKKDFEESKGRGFSIVSDTPEMQRLRRTQQHISDWMSGCGAVLLVSAHTHTHTRAHTHTQILPRGQDGGDNVV; encoded by the exons ATGAACCCTCAGTGTGCCCGCTGCGGGAAGGTTGCCTACCCGACGGAGAAAGTCAGCTGTTTGGACAAG aactGGCACAAAGGCTGCTTCCACTGCGAGGTTTGCAAGATGACCCTCAACATGAAGAATTACAAAGGTTACGACAAGAAGCCGTACTGCAACGC ACATTACCCCAAGACGTCTTTCACCACTGTGGCCGACACGCCCGAGAACCTGCGGCTCAGGCAGCAGAGCCAGCTACAGAGTCAG GTCAAGTACAAGAAAGATTTCGAGGAGAGCAAAGGTCGCGGATTCAGCATCGTGTCCGACACGCCCGAGATGCAACGACTGCGACGCACTCAGCAGCACATCAGCGAC TGGATGAGTGGATGTGGTGCAGTTTTGTTGgtgagcgcgcacacacacacacacacacgcgcgcacacacacacacagattctcCCAAGAGGACAAGATGGAGGCGACAACGTCGTCTGA
- the LOC133396272 gene encoding LIM zinc-binding domain-containing Nebulette-like isoform X3 yields the protein MNPQCARCGKVAYPTEKVSCLDKNWHKGCFHCEVCKMTLNMKNYKGYDKKPYCNAHYPKTSFTTVADTPENLRLRQQSQLQSQVKYKKDFEESKGRGFSIVSDTPEMQRLRRTQQHISDVRTRWTDMHADGG from the exons ATGAACCCTCAGTGTGCCCGCTGCGGGAAGGTTGCCTACCCGACGGAGAAAGTCAGCTGTTTGGACAAG aactGGCACAAAGGCTGCTTCCACTGCGAGGTTTGCAAGATGACCCTCAACATGAAGAATTACAAAGGTTACGACAAGAAGCCGTACTGCAACGC ACATTACCCCAAGACGTCTTTCACCACTGTGGCCGACACGCCCGAGAACCTGCGGCTCAGGCAGCAGAGCCAGCTACAGAGTCAG GTCAAGTACAAGAAAGATTTCGAGGAGAGCAAAGGTCGCGGATTCAGCATCGTGTCCGACACGCCCGAGATGCAACGACTGCGACGCACTCAGCAGCACATCAGCGACGTACGTACCCGATGGACAGACATGCACGCGGATGGTGGGTAG